One Roseimicrobium gellanilyticum DNA window includes the following coding sequences:
- a CDS encoding ABC transporter ATP-binding protein, with product MIEIDDLTMDYGSLRALDGLTLNIPQGEFFAFLGPNGAGKTTAIKLLTGLMRPVRGSVKLCGYDVQKEPLKAKAVLGYVPDVAVFYEKLTALEFMRFIADIFEMDEAQAEERGADLFKKFHLDHYAHQRIENLSHGTRQRLAITSALLHEPKVFVIDEPMVGLDPIHARVVKQELKERSRAGMTILMSTHLLNIAEELADRIGILHKGKLIALGTMQELQSMRASNGKRLEELFLEMVSGDSD from the coding sequence ATGATTGAGATAGATGACCTGACGATGGACTACGGCAGCCTGCGGGCGCTTGACGGTCTGACCCTCAATATCCCCCAAGGGGAATTCTTCGCATTCCTGGGCCCCAATGGCGCAGGCAAGACGACCGCCATCAAACTCCTGACCGGGCTCATGCGGCCCGTCCGCGGGTCCGTGAAACTTTGCGGCTACGATGTGCAGAAGGAGCCCCTCAAGGCCAAAGCCGTGCTTGGGTATGTGCCGGACGTGGCAGTTTTTTACGAGAAGCTGACCGCTCTCGAGTTCATGCGGTTCATCGCGGACATCTTCGAAATGGACGAGGCCCAGGCCGAGGAACGCGGAGCGGATCTCTTCAAGAAATTCCACCTCGACCACTATGCGCACCAGCGCATCGAGAACTTGAGCCACGGCACGCGGCAGCGGCTGGCCATCACCAGCGCGCTCCTTCATGAGCCGAAGGTTTTTGTAATCGATGAACCCATGGTGGGCCTGGACCCCATTCACGCCCGGGTGGTGAAGCAGGAACTGAAGGAACGCAGCCGTGCCGGCATGACCATTCTCATGTCCACGCACCTGCTGAACATCGCGGAAGAACTCGCCGACCGCATCGGCATCCTGCACAAGGGAAAACTGATTGCGCTGGGTACCATGCAGGAACTCCAAAGCATGCGTGCAAGCAATGGGAAACGACTTGAGGAACTCTTTCTTGAGATGGTATCGGGTGATTCCGATTGA
- a CDS encoding gluconokinase, whose protein sequence is MSDSVKPPSRTLIVMGVSGCGKSLIGAMLAKALGGVFDDGDDFHPPANKAKMSQKIPLTDEDRWPWLANLRERILEMRPKIAWHVVACSALKRKYRDLLRGDDTTEQLQFVYMRGSKELIASRLNARKGHFFKPELLDSQFAALEEPEAGEAIVVDISGTPEEIVQEVLRVLGQEQAAASN, encoded by the coding sequence ATGTCTGATTCTGTGAAGCCACCCTCGCGCACCCTCATTGTCATGGGTGTGAGTGGTTGTGGGAAAAGTCTCATTGGCGCCATGCTGGCGAAGGCCCTCGGTGGTGTGTTCGATGATGGTGACGATTTTCATCCTCCCGCCAACAAGGCGAAGATGTCCCAGAAGATCCCGCTGACGGATGAGGATCGCTGGCCATGGCTGGCGAATCTGCGGGAGCGCATTCTGGAAATGCGACCGAAGATCGCCTGGCACGTGGTGGCCTGCTCCGCCCTGAAGCGGAAGTATCGCGATCTACTGCGAGGGGATGACACGACGGAGCAACTGCAGTTCGTCTACATGCGCGGCAGCAAAGAACTGATCGCCTCCCGGCTGAATGCGCGGAAGGGACACTTCTTCAAGCCCGAGCTGCTGGACTCCCAATTCGCCGCGCTGGAGGAGCCGGAAGCAGGGGAAGCCATTGTGGTGGATATCTCCGGCACGCCGGAGGAGATTGTACAGGAGGTGCTGAGGGTGCTTGGGCAGGAACAGGCAGCTGCTTCAAACTAG
- a CDS encoding PD-(D/E)XK nuclease family protein, producing the protein MSTATLHFWNWDRPVLEHAVAELTSGWKSGALDLSDAVIVCPTAEAVRRLRQALAEAASKRGSAVMAPHVWHPASALSPLADQQQQHAIAPILQERMAWSEVLMKARVVEMQALFPSLPESRDLGWASSVAETLRKTRHALGASGHTMESAAQELGGMDSTERWQHLAELEKGYLQQLDAWGLEDAQEYKRHAARHPMLPEGVHRVLVCAVADAPPLFLQWLLALPEEIETNIFVHAPETMRGCFSGLGVPLPSAWGDEAVLSCPVPHSHMRSVTGPEEQSRLAVKLLTAMAAQGLPVAIGTCDPTLASSLEGTLSAEGARVYNPAGRSARQHIIAQVLRAGWKSATSASWRAWLPFLRMDDVMRAICRDANAKPTEVLIVLDDFHAVHLPPTIEDAVKLSAGKEDYAKVHAALTAAMKASEIWGAGSCVAAVREFLLWLYGERSFDTAKESDRHFGEIFGEVLRLAADVDAVRGSASPMDLLGQVLDALEESQMSDLRGESELVIYGWLELPWEPSPGLVITGFNDEHVPGNPGNDPFLPDKAREKLGLSCQASRRARDTYLLHAMAGQREVQGSLHILLGRVSKDSDALRPSRLLLDASDEALPGRVRHLFPQEEESTGQSRPARTLAFGLRPELKPWKAQKISPSDLRAYLACPFRFYLSRVLRMEAVETGQREMSPADFGSLMHAVLESFGRDTMISTSTNELEIASWLEDALEKHVRARHGLQPLFAVALQAESMRQRLRAFARIQAEQRSDGWRIIAVEERMDESWGATIGGVPLVGTIDRVERHDSTGRMRIVDYKTARLKQGPAGAHRRKVRAEELADETQKWKHFTDGKGHLMRWVDLQLPLYVEAARRKWPEAGEIEAAYVCLPATVEDIKLRPWEGLDEHLLSSAWLCAERAVQLMKDGVFWPPASETDYDAFGEIFAGDVMHGVLPPEAWKGGRV; encoded by the coding sequence ATGTCCACCGCCACTCTTCATTTCTGGAACTGGGACCGCCCGGTGCTGGAGCATGCTGTGGCAGAGCTGACCTCTGGCTGGAAGTCGGGTGCGCTTGATCTGAGCGATGCCGTCATCGTGTGCCCCACAGCGGAAGCGGTGCGCCGTCTGCGACAGGCCTTGGCCGAGGCAGCATCGAAGCGTGGCAGTGCGGTGATGGCCCCGCATGTGTGGCACCCGGCCAGTGCGCTGAGTCCATTGGCAGACCAGCAACAGCAGCATGCCATCGCGCCGATACTCCAGGAACGCATGGCTTGGAGCGAGGTGCTGATGAAGGCTCGTGTGGTGGAAATGCAGGCGCTGTTCCCTTCGCTGCCGGAATCGCGTGATCTGGGTTGGGCATCGTCCGTGGCAGAGACGCTGCGAAAGACACGCCATGCCCTCGGAGCTAGTGGACATACCATGGAGTCTGCAGCGCAGGAACTGGGGGGCATGGATTCCACGGAACGCTGGCAGCATCTGGCGGAGTTGGAGAAAGGCTATCTACAACAACTGGACGCATGGGGCCTGGAAGATGCACAGGAGTACAAGCGGCATGCGGCCCGCCATCCCATGCTGCCCGAGGGCGTGCACCGGGTGCTGGTATGTGCGGTGGCAGATGCACCACCGCTCTTCCTGCAATGGCTGCTGGCCCTGCCAGAGGAGATTGAGACAAACATCTTTGTGCATGCACCGGAAACCATGCGCGGCTGTTTCAGCGGGCTCGGTGTGCCGCTGCCTTCTGCCTGGGGAGACGAAGCCGTGCTGAGCTGTCCGGTGCCGCACTCGCATATGCGAAGCGTGACCGGACCAGAGGAACAATCGCGTCTCGCGGTGAAGTTGCTGACAGCCATGGCGGCGCAGGGATTGCCCGTAGCCATCGGCACGTGTGATCCCACGCTGGCCAGTTCGCTGGAGGGCACGCTCTCCGCTGAGGGCGCTCGCGTGTACAATCCCGCGGGCCGCTCCGCACGGCAGCACATCATTGCCCAAGTGCTTCGCGCAGGATGGAAGTCAGCAACTTCCGCTTCATGGCGTGCCTGGCTGCCCTTTCTGCGGATGGATGATGTGATGCGGGCGATCTGCCGCGATGCGAATGCCAAGCCCACGGAGGTGCTCATCGTTCTGGATGACTTCCATGCCGTGCATCTTCCTCCCACGATTGAAGATGCGGTGAAACTCTCCGCAGGGAAGGAGGACTATGCCAAGGTGCATGCGGCGCTGACTGCCGCGATGAAGGCGTCGGAAATCTGGGGTGCGGGTTCATGCGTCGCTGCCGTGCGCGAGTTCCTGCTGTGGCTCTATGGCGAGCGCAGCTTCGACACGGCAAAGGAATCGGATCGTCACTTCGGTGAGATCTTTGGTGAGGTGCTGCGCCTTGCCGCGGATGTGGATGCAGTGCGGGGCAGCGCCTCACCCATGGACCTTCTCGGCCAGGTGCTGGATGCGCTGGAGGAGTCGCAAATGAGTGACCTGCGCGGCGAGTCAGAATTGGTCATCTATGGCTGGCTGGAGTTGCCGTGGGAACCCTCGCCAGGCCTGGTGATCACCGGCTTCAATGATGAGCATGTGCCCGGCAATCCGGGCAACGATCCCTTCCTGCCAGATAAAGCTCGCGAGAAGCTTGGGCTCTCCTGCCAGGCCTCACGACGCGCTCGTGATACGTATCTGCTGCATGCCATGGCAGGACAGCGTGAGGTGCAGGGCTCTCTCCACATCCTTCTTGGGAGGGTGAGCAAGGACAGCGATGCGCTGCGCCCCTCCCGCCTGCTGCTGGATGCCAGCGACGAGGCTCTGCCCGGGCGTGTGCGGCATCTCTTTCCGCAGGAGGAAGAGAGCACCGGCCAGTCACGCCCCGCACGCACGCTGGCGTTTGGATTGCGTCCCGAGCTGAAGCCATGGAAAGCGCAGAAGATCTCGCCCTCCGATCTGCGTGCGTATCTCGCGTGTCCCTTCCGCTTCTATCTCTCGCGAGTGCTGCGCATGGAGGCCGTGGAGACCGGGCAGCGTGAAATGTCGCCTGCGGACTTCGGCAGTCTGATGCACGCCGTGCTGGAGTCTTTTGGACGGGATACGATGATTTCCACCAGCACGAATGAACTGGAGATCGCCTCATGGCTGGAAGATGCGCTGGAGAAGCACGTGCGCGCACGCCATGGACTGCAGCCGCTCTTTGCCGTGGCCCTTCAGGCGGAGTCAATGCGGCAACGCTTGCGCGCCTTTGCCAGGATTCAGGCGGAGCAGCGCAGTGATGGATGGCGTATCATTGCAGTGGAAGAGCGCATGGATGAATCCTGGGGTGCCACGATCGGCGGTGTGCCACTCGTGGGTACCATTGACCGCGTTGAGCGTCACGACAGCACGGGAAGAATGCGCATCGTGGACTACAAGACCGCGCGTCTCAAGCAGGGTCCTGCAGGTGCCCATCGACGCAAGGTGAGAGCCGAAGAACTGGCTGATGAGACGCAGAAGTGGAAACACTTCACCGATGGCAAAGGGCATCTCATGCGCTGGGTGGATCTGCAGCTTCCTCTGTATGTGGAAGCTGCACGCAGGAAGTGGCCCGAAGCCGGCGAAATCGAAGCCGCCTACGTCTGCCTGCCGGCCACGGTGGAAGACATCAAGCTCCGCCCGTGGGAAGGACTGGATGAGCACCTGCTCTCCAGTGCCTGGCTATGCGCTGAGCGCGCGGTGCAACTGATGAAGGATGGCGTCTTCTGGCCGCCAGCCAGTGAAACGGACTACGATGCCTTCGGCGAAATTTTCGCCGGGGATGTGATGCACGGAGTGCTGCCACCAGAAGCATGGAAAGGAGGTCGTGTCTGA